In Thermococcus gorgonarius, the genomic window CTTATAGTGTGGAATAGAACTCTGGAAAAGGCAAAGGGATTCAGGAACGTCGCCAAAAGTCCAGAAGAAGTAGTCGAAAAAGCCGACATCGTGTTCCTTTCCCTCTACGACAGCAATGCAGTTGAAGAGGTTTCGAAGAGAATTCTAAGCAAGGACATCGAGGGGAAGATCATCGTTGATACTACCACAAACCACCACAGGAAAGTCCTTAGGTTCCACGAGCTCTACAAAAATGCAGGGGCACACTACCTTGAGAGCCCGGTAATTGGAAGCGTCATACCGGCAAGAAACGGCCAGTTGACTATTCTCGTAAGTGGGGAAAAAGAGGCCTATAAAAAGGTCCTGCCGTATCTGGAGAAACTCGGGAAGAAGATATTCTACTTTGAGGAGCCAGGAAAAGCTACAAAACTCAAACTCATCAACAACTTCGTCCTCGGGGCATTTATGACGGCCCTCGCGGAGGCAATAGCTCTTGGCGAAAAGGCGGGTATACCAAGGGAGGAACTCGTGGAAGTCCTCGAAAACGGTGCTGGAAACTCAGTAGTCCTGAAGGCAAAAAAGGAGAAGATGCTCAGCGAAGATTATTCAACGCACTTCTCGATTAAAAACCTTGTAAAAGACCTTTCCTATGCCTATGATCTGGCCTTAGATTCAAACAAAACTGTCCCTCTGAATGCAGTTGTTAGGGAGCTTTACAGGGTTGGCTTTGAAAAAGGTCTTGAAGAGCTCGACTTCTCAGCTATTTACAAGATACTTCGGGAGTTTTGATTATAAAATGATAGGCAAGTCTCCTTTTTATGTTAACTTTTTTGTGAGGGCTTTTGATGCACCTTCCCATCATGGGTGTAGCCTTCAGAAGGTCCCGCTCCCAAGGCCGCAGATGTTTGCGAAGGGGCAATAAAGCACGAGGACACGTACATCATAAAAGGGAATGGTCTTGAGAGGGTGACCTGAGCTTTTCCCTCCTCTGCATTTTCAAGCCGGGCAGTAATAAAAAGAAACGGATCATCAAAGCTCCTCAATAACAGCCCTCACGTCTTCAAGCGGCTCCTTGATGACCTCTACAACGTCCTCAGCCGTGTTTATAGCTATGTAGACTTCCCCGCCCTTCTCGTAGAGGAGAACCGGGCACGGGGCAAAGGAGCCGATCTCGTACTCCACCTTGGTCATCTCGTAGAACTTCTTCGGGTTGCAGACATAGAGGATTCTATATGGTTCCATCTCAACGCCGAGCTTGGCCTTCACAACGTCGCTCGGCGTGAACTCAAGCACGACCTTGTAGCCCTTCTCCTCAACCTTCGCCTTAAACTTCTCTTCGGCCTCCTTGAGCCCCATGTCGAGTTTCCTCCTGTACCTGAACATTTTACCACCCCCTTAAAGCTGTGAGAGTGATTCAAAGAGCTTGCTCCAGAGTTTGAGTGTGGTCACCTCGGTGAGCATCAGCATGCCGAGAGCAATCAGGGTGAGCCCGAGGGCCAGTTCCCACTTGGAGCTTTTTCCGCCGAGCGAGACCCCACGGGAGAGCAGTTTCCTGTTTATCCACTCACCCAGGTCTTTGGACATGGTGATGAGGTAAACTGTAAGGCCCATCCCGAGACCGTAGGTGCCCATGACGACCACACCCTTGAGAGTCTCCCCGGTTAGGGCCGCCGTAATGACAGCGAAGCCGACGTAAGGCGCTATACAGCCGAGCCACGTCGCCCCCAACGCGGAACCGAGGGCGAAGTCGTAGGCGATGCCCTTCTTTGAGACTATTCCCTCAGCTGGAGAGAAGCTTAGGAGCCTCTCGAGCCTTGCCCTCAGGTCAGCACTTACAAAGCTCGCTCCAATGAGTATGAAGCCAACTCCGCCGATGAGGTAGAGCGCCCCCTGTATTTGGGAAGCGTAGCTCCCCAGACTGCCAACCAGCGCACCGAGGAGGGCGAAGGAAGCAACCATGCCTACTATTATTACTTCCACCCTTCTCCTAGCGAAGGTGAGCGAGAGCGCCCCCGCTATAACCGGCAGCACGCAGGGAGAGAAGACGCTAAGCACCCCGGCGGAGAAGATGGGGAGAAGAACCGTGAGGCTCAGCCTTGTGCCCGAAGATTCCTCCGTCACTACTTCTTTTGCGGTTTCCGTCTGAGTACTGTTGGTGGTTGAGTTCTGGAGCTCGTCTCCAATTGCCGTTTTTATAAAGAACTCCAAACCATCTGGAGTCAGGGCGCCAACGGCAACTCCCTTGAGAACCTTCTCGCCGTTCTCGACCTTGAAGAGAACCATCGTTGGCGTCCCCGGGACGCCGACGTTTATCTTCTCCCCTGGATTCTTCGGCGTGTAATAGCCTGAGTTCTCGGGCTGGATTACGAAGACCTTCTCCTTTACGACGTATCGAAGATTAGTGAGCTCTCTTCCTTTGTAGACGTCAATAGCCACCAGGTTGATGCCGCTCAGAACTTCCCTGGCCTTCTGCGTTGGAAAAACGCTCTCCTTCATATAGCGACAGGCAGGACAGCTCTGGGAGTGGTAGAAGAGGAAGAAGTATTCCCCCTCGTGGGCGGATATGAGAGCGTTAAGTTCCTCCTCGCTCGAAACGTCGTGGAACCCAAGCCCCCCGTAGGAGACCTCGCCGGCAGCGACGAACCCCGCGAAAATGAGCGATAGCACGAATATTAAGAGCGCTCTCCTCACCCCGTTCACCCGGAATAGCTCAATAACGCCGTTAAAAAGACTTTTCTTGAAGGATTTTTCATTAAAATGTCATTGGAACGTAGCTTTTTTTCCAAATAATCCGCAATTATTTTTCCCACGTATTCGACTCCGGTGTACTTTTCAAGGGAAACTGTGAACTTAAGCGTGTAAAAAGGTTTTAGAAAGGCTTGATGCGAAGGGGAAATGTTCTGAAGCCGTGGAATAAGCACGGGGTTAGGCCTTAAACGGCATTCCGAACTCGTTTTTACTAACCTTTTCCCATTCGAAGACATCTTCCCCGTGGGGAGGCTTCTTCTCCGCGGGATAGCCAACCCCAATGATGCAGAGGACGCGGTAGTTTTCTGGGATGTTCAAGAGCTCCCTGACGTACTCCTCGGCCGTTTTCTCTTCACTGTGCATCCTGTTCCTTATCTGCACCCAGAAGGAGCTCAGGCCAAGGTCAAAGGCAGCTAACTGTATGTGCTCTGCCGCTATGCTTGCATCTTCAATCCATACGTCGCTCCTGCTCTCGTCCGCGGTTACAACGATCGCCAGCGGCGCTGTGGCCAGACCTGAAGCCCCAAGCTTGGCCTTAGACAGGGCCTTCAACTTCTCCTTGTTGTCAACCACGATGAAGTGCCAGGGCCTCCTGTTGAAGGAGCTCGGTGAGAGGAAGGCCGACTCTAAGAGCTTCTCCACAAACTCCTCTGGAACGGGCCTGTCCTGGAAGCGCCTCACGCTCCTCCTTCTGCGAAGAACTTCGAAGAACTCCATAGCACCACCGTGAAGGATTCTCCAAGGGCTTTAATACCCTTACGCCGCTTCCCATAAGTTCTGGCTACCCGCAGTATCCCATCTCACTGAAAAGCTTTATAATCCGCGTCTGTGTCTCGGAGGCGAGGGGAGATAGTGGCTAAGGGCCTGGCGGAATTCATAAAGCGGGAACGTAGTCCTACTTCTCAGGGACGGCTCGCTCCTCAAAAGGACGCCTGCTCTTATAGACTGGGGCGGGCTTTCACTGATAACCTCGCTTATACTCGTCTCCCGAGGACTCGAACTGTCGGGGGCCTTCGGGAAGCTTTCGCTCCAAATCATTGCCCTCTCCCGCGGTTCGGAAAGGAGGCTCGCCATGATTCTCCTCCCGACCATAGCGCTGTCTTCGGCAATCATAATGAACGACACCGCCATGCTCATTTTCATCCCCTTTATTGTAGCTCTCTCGCGCCTCATTGAGAAAGACATGACGGCTTTGGTCGTCTTTTCGGCCATAGCGGCGAACGTCGGCTCCGCCCTGACCCCGATAGGAAACCCCCAGAACATAATAATCTGGAGACATTACGGCGTTCCCTTCCCAGACTTCGTAGCCTATATACTCCCCTTCGTCCTGCTCTGGTTGATCCTTCTCCGCCTCTTTGCCTTTGTGACCTTCAGGGGTTCCCTCCCCGAAAGAAAGCTCCACCAGGTGAAGGTCCGTGAAGGCCTGCTCTGGAGTTCGCTCTTTCTGCTGATAGCTAACATCGTGCTCGCCCGGGAAGGAAAGGCCCTCTGGACGTTGCCCCTCACCGTGGTGATTCTCTCCCTGGTCGGGGGGGACGTTTTACTCAGCTTCGACTGGGCCCTGGTGTTGACCTTCGCGTTAATCTTCGTGGACTTCGGCGAACTCTCAAGGATTATGGCCTCGCTGGGTTTCCATCCACCTTCGTCCAGGATTGGGCTGTTCATCTCTTCAGCACTCCTCAGCCAGGCGGTGAGCAACGTGCCCGCCACTGTCCTGCTCCTTTCCGCAGAGAACTGGGGCCCGCTCGCCGTGGGAGTTAACGCCGGCGGAACGGGCTTCATGGTGGGCTCGCTGGCAAACCTGATAGCGATAAGGATAGCGCGGATGAGCATAGAGGATTTCCACCGCTATTCGGTGCCGTACTTCCTTCTGATCCTTCTCCTGTCCGCTTTACTCCTCTGGATTCTCCCTTAGGCGGATCGCCCCGTAAGGCAGAGCAGGTGAAAATGAAAGAAGAGAGGTTGCCGGGTTTTAGCTATGGAGCTTTCGAGTGCTATCAGTCCCAGCCTTCAAGGATCTCCTTCAATACCTCACGCACCCCGTCCCTGTCCTTCCTTGCCCTCTCTATGAGCGTCCTTATCATTGAAGCCAGCTCTGTATCCTGGAGGAGCATCTTAATGGAGTCCGCTATCACGTTTTCGTCAATGTATATCATCTTCTTCGTCATTCCGCCGTCTATGACCACGTTGACACCCGTCATCCAGCCGGCTTCGTCGGAAGCCAGAAAAGCAACGAGCGCGGCAACATCCTCCGGCCGCCCGACCCTTCCGGCCGGATGCTGTCCGTGGTCAAGGGGGCTTAACTCAGGTCTTCTTGGGGGTATCTGCCACTCACTCGTGTCTATCCAGCCGGGAGAAACTGCCAGAACCCTTATCCTGTAAGGTGCGAGGCTCATCGCGAGGGCGTGCGTCAGTGCGAGCAATCCCCCCTTGGAAGCCGAATATGGCTCCGTGTTCGGCTCGGACTGGAGTGCCCTCGTAGAGGCTATGTTTATTATCACACCTCCTCTCTCCTTCATGTATCTGACGGCATGTTTGGCACATAGATATGGCCCGGTGAGGTTGACGTCTATTACTCTCCTCCACTCATCGAGCGTCTGGAGCTCCAGAGGTTTTTCGTATCCTATGCCGGCATTGTTCACAAGGACGTCGATTGAGCCAAAAGTTTCATAAACCTTGTCAATGGCTTTGGAAACTTCTTCCTCAACGGAGACATCCGCCTTGAAGAACTTGACCGATAAACCCATTGAAGTGAGCTGCTTCTCCCTTATCCTGCCGGCCTCTTCGTCAACGTCCAGGATGGCCGTTTTACAGCCCTCAGATGCGAGGCGGTGGGCTATCGCCGCGCCTATACCCCTTGCACCCCCGGTTACGATGCAGGTTTTGCCCTCAAATCTACCGGACATTTTAACACCTCCCAAAGCTCTTCCTGCTGTTTAAGGCATTTCCAAGCCCATACTCCTAAAGTATACTTCTCCTTTTAAGAAGGTTTACGCCGTAGGCTTAGAGGTGCTCCTCCTTCTCTCTAAGCTTTTCCCTTACCTCATCCCTTATCGGCCCGAGGGCCCTTGCGTACTTCTCAAGGGTCCTGAAAAGCCGTTCAACTCTCTCTTCGTACTTCTCGTCTCTAAGCTCCTCGCCCTCAAAGATATCATCAACGTTGTAGAAGAGCACCTGGCCAACGGGGAGCATGCGGTAGTTGAGCATCGCGGTTCTAAGCTCCATCAGGAGCCTCGTCCCTCCGGTAACGACTGAAACCGTGACTATCCCAACGGGTAAAGCCTCGTACTCGTCGTAAATCGTGTCGAGGAGTATCTTAAGCTCGCCGGGATAGCTCCCGTTGTACTCAGGTGCAACTATAACCAGGGCATCAGCCTCAAGGATTTTGGCCCTGTAACGCTCCATCTCCGGAGTTACCTTCCAGCGGTGGGTGTAGCAGAGGAGGTAGTCCTTTACATCCATCAGCTCCGCTTCCCAGCCAAGCTCGCTCGCCTTTCTGGCGAGATATCTCGCTACCTTCTCGCTCTTCCGCCCTTCCCTTGCCGTCCCGAGAATTATCTTAACCTTCATACCATCACCGGAGAGGGCTCGTTCAGGGGGTTATTTAAATTTGCTTCCCACATCGGAAAGCACCGAATTTCGAAAGTTCATCCCTCGGCCAGAAGCAGGCCCTGCTCGTTGTAAGCCCTAATTTTCTCAAATCCCGCGTTTTTGAGGACTGAGATAACATCCCTCAGAATCCGATTTTGGAGGTTTATGGCCAGCATCTCGTAGAGAGGTCAATTTACCATTTGAAGATTGCGATTCTCCGCGGTAAAAGACTTTACAGATGAGCCTTCACTCAATAAGACAGAAAAGAAAAAGGAGTTCAGGCGAAGGTAACGCTCCTGTCCTTGAGGGAGCGGTTGAGCAGGTCGGCGTGCTCCAGCGTAACCTGGTACTCCGCTATCTTCTCGAGCTTGATCTCCTTGCCGTCGAGGATTATCTTGTTGACGTAGACCTTGCCCTCGTCGAAGCCGACGGTGTAGACGAAGAGGTCCTTCTTGCTCAGGTACTCCCTGATCTTCTCGTCCTCCAAAGCTTTGGCAAGGCCTCCAGCCGCGAATATCCTGACGTGGACGACGAACGCTCCAGGAACGTCCTTCTCGGCGAACTGCCTGAGTGTCTCGACGAATATCTCCTTGGTCTCCTCGATTGGGGTCTCACCGCCGAACTGGAGAACCGTAACCTGCGGGGCGAACTCCTTCACGCGCTCCGCTACCTCAGCCTCCTTGCCCTTCTCGGCGAGGAAGTGGTAGGTAACGCCTCCGCTGAGGGTTATGAAGGTCGCCTCGGTAGCCGTCGCTATGCTGGAGCAGATTATGTTCCTGCTGGCAACAACCGCGACCTTGTTGAGTCCGAGGTCGGCAAGGGCCTTTCCGACGAGCCTTCCGGTCAAAGCCCTCAGGTAGATCTCCTCCTCAAAGGTTGTCTTCGCCATTTCACATCACCTCCATACCCACTTTTGTGGGTTTGTTCTCGATATTGTCCAATGAAATTCGGAAATATAACTTTTTCGGTTTCCCTAATGAACTTTTATCAGCCGAAATAAATTTTGCTTTTGACAAGATGACAAAAACATGCCTTAATTTGACCACTTTTTTGACATTTTGATTGTACAAAAATGTAAACTTGCCAGAATTTCAATCACTCGCGGTGGTGATGGGCAAAGATTTTAGTCTAGAGTTAAGTTTGATAGATAAACTTATAAGGTTCGAAAACAAGAGTAACCTGAGGTGATGTTAATGCTCAGCGAAAGAATGTTAAAGGCCCTGAACGAACAGCTCAATAAGGAGCTCTTCTCGGCGTACTTCTACCTTGGCATAGCAGCCTACTTCAGGGACAAAAGCCTCGACGGCTTCGCCAGCTGGATGGAGGCTCAAGCAGAGGAGGAACTTGGCCACGCGCTCAGGATATACGACTACATCTTCGACCGCGGCGGGAAGGTCGAGCTCGAGAGGATAGAGAAGCCAAAGCAGGAGTTTGAGAGCCCGCTCAAGGCCTTTGAGGCGGTTTACCTTCACGAGGTCGGCGTTACCCAATCGATCTTCAAGCTTGTTGACCTGGCCAAGGAGGAGAACGACCACGCGACCTACAACTTCCTCCAGTGGTTCGTGGAGGAGCAGGTCGAGGAGGAGGCCAGCACCAAAGCTATCCTCGACAAGCTCAAGATAATCGGCGACCATCCAAACGGTCTCTTCATGCTCGACAGGGAGCTCGGAGCCAGGAGCTCTCAGCTCAGGGCTTTAATAAACCCCAAGGCCTGATTTCCTTTTTCTCATTTTGATGTTCGGAGGTTCCTCAATGCGGGTTTTTCTCCTCGGTGGAAGCGGCTTTATAGGTGGTTACGTTCTCAGGGAGCTTCTCCAGAGGGAGCACGAGGTCGTTGTCCCAACGAGGAGGGACTTAAAGCACGATAAGGTCAGGACGATTAAGATTTCCGGAAGGCCGGAGGAGTACGCCCGGCTCGTGGAGAAACTAAGCCCTGACGTCATCATAAACCTCATTGGAGTCCTCAAAGGCGATTATTTCGTCCACTACGAAATCCCCCGAGCTCTCTCCGATGCCATCAAAGGAACGGGCATCAGATTGATTCAGATGAGCGCCCTCGGTGCCGATGAGAACTCTTCCATAGAGTACTTCAGGAGCAAGGCCCTCGGCGAGCGGGAAGTTAGAAAGCTCGAGGACTACGCGATAGTCAAGCCCTCTCTCGTCCTCGGGCCTGGACAGAGGCTTTTCAAAGAGGCTCTCCGCTGGAGGGTTTTTCCAAATCTTAAGACACCCGTCCAGCCCGTTGACGTTCGAGATTTAGCAAAGCTCCTCGCGGACCTCGCTGAAGGTAATGGAAAGAGCGAGGTCAACGTCTGCGGGCCGGAAGTGGTTCCGCTCGGCCAGCTCGTGAAGCTTGTTGTGGATAAAGCTGGAAAGCGGATTTTCCTCATTTCCCTGCCCGAGTCCCTCTTAAGGGTCATGGGAAAGCTCGATAACTCCCTTTTAATGGCCTTAACTCCCAGCGTCTGCCCGGAAGAGGGAAGCGTTGAACTCGCGAAGAAGATAAGGGAGTACATGATACGGAGTGGAGGGAAGAGGATAAGGCCGAGGATAACTTTGGCGGTTTCAAAGGGCCTCGGCCTCGACGAGGAAGACGCCCTCGACCTCGCGTCTGCCGTTGAACTCATCCACACTGCCAGCCTTATCCACGATGACGTCATAGACCTGGCTGAAAAGCGGAGGAACAGTCCAACGGTGCCCATGCAGTGGGGGCCGGAGTTGGCCGTTCTCAGCGGCGACTTCCTCTTCGTGAGGGCACTCAGGATAATCGCCTCGAAGAGGGTTGAGATGGTTGACTACGTCGCCAAAGTCGTTGAGGACATGGTGAAGGCTGAAATCCTG contains:
- a CDS encoding NADPH-dependent FMN reductase, with the protein product MKVKIILGTAREGRKSEKVARYLARKASELGWEAELMDVKDYLLCYTHRWKVTPEMERYRAKILEADALVIVAPEYNGSYPGELKILLDTIYDEYEALPVGIVTVSVVTGGTRLLMELRTAMLNYRMLPVGQVLFYNVDDIFEGEELRDEKYEERVERLFRTLEKYARALGPIRDEVREKLREKEEHL
- a CDS encoding SDR family oxidoreductase, producing MSGRFEGKTCIVTGGARGIGAAIAHRLASEGCKTAILDVDEEAGRIREKQLTSMGLSVKFFKADVSVEEEVSKAIDKVYETFGSIDVLVNNAGIGYEKPLELQTLDEWRRVIDVNLTGPYLCAKHAVRYMKERGGVIINIASTRALQSEPNTEPYSASKGGLLALTHALAMSLAPYRIRVLAVSPGWIDTSEWQIPPRRPELSPLDHGQHPAGRVGRPEDVAALVAFLASDEAGWMTGVNVVIDGGMTKKMIYIDENVIADSIKMLLQDTELASMIRTLIERARKDRDGVREVLKEILEGWD
- a CDS encoding nitroreductase family protein, which codes for MEFFEVLRRRRSVRRFQDRPVPEEFVEKLLESAFLSPSSFNRRPWHFIVVDNKEKLKALSKAKLGASGLATAPLAIVVTADESRSDVWIEDASIAAEHIQLAAFDLGLSSFWVQIRNRMHSEEKTAEEYVRELLNIPENYRVLCIIGVGYPAEKKPPHGEDVFEWEKVSKNEFGMPFKA
- a CDS encoding ferritin, which gives rise to MLSERMLKALNEQLNKELFSAYFYLGIAAYFRDKSLDGFASWMEAQAEEELGHALRIYDYIFDRGGKVELERIEKPKQEFESPLKAFEAVYLHEVGVTQSIFKLVDLAKEENDHATYNFLQWFVEEQVEEEASTKAILDKLKIIGDHPNGLFMLDRELGARSSQLRALINPKA
- a CDS encoding DUF302 domain-containing protein, whose translation is MFRYRRKLDMGLKEAEEKFKAKVEEKGYKVVLEFTPSDVVKAKLGVEMEPYRILYVCNPKKFYEMTKVEYEIGSFAPCPVLLYEKGGEVYIAINTAEDVVEVIKEPLEDVRAVIEEL
- a CDS encoding NAD(P)-dependent oxidoreductase, which translates into the protein MIGWIGLGHIGRAMAERLSEEYELIVWNRTLEKAKGFRNVAKSPEEVVEKADIVFLSLYDSNAVEEVSKRILSKDIEGKIIVDTTTNHHRKVLRFHELYKNAGAHYLESPVIGSVIPARNGQLTILVSGEKEAYKKVLPYLEKLGKKIFYFEEPGKATKLKLINNFVLGAFMTALAEAIALGEKAGIPREELVEVLENGAGNSVVLKAKKEKMLSEDYSTHFSIKNLVKDLSYAYDLALDSNKTVPLNAVVRELYRVGFEKGLEELDFSAIYKILREF
- a CDS encoding cytochrome c biogenesis protein CcdA, with protein sequence MNGVRRALLIFVLSLIFAGFVAAGEVSYGGLGFHDVSSEEELNALISAHEGEYFFLFYHSQSCPACRYMKESVFPTQKAREVLSGINLVAIDVYKGRELTNLRYVVKEKVFVIQPENSGYYTPKNPGEKINVGVPGTPTMVLFKVENGEKVLKGVAVGALTPDGLEFFIKTAIGDELQNSTTNSTQTETAKEVVTEESSGTRLSLTVLLPIFSAGVLSVFSPCVLPVIAGALSLTFARRRVEVIIVGMVASFALLGALVGSLGSYASQIQGALYLIGGVGFILIGASFVSADLRARLERLLSFSPAEGIVSKKGIAYDFALGSALGATWLGCIAPYVGFAVITAALTGETLKGVVVMGTYGLGMGLTVYLITMSKDLGEWINRKLLSRGVSLGGKSSKWELALGLTLIALGMLMLTEVTTLKLWSKLFESLSQL
- a CDS encoding SLC13 family permease; the protein is MDWGGLSLITSLILVSRGLELSGAFGKLSLQIIALSRGSERRLAMILLPTIALSSAIIMNDTAMLIFIPFIVALSRLIEKDMTALVVFSAIAANVGSALTPIGNPQNIIIWRHYGVPFPDFVAYILPFVLLWLILLRLFAFVTFRGSLPERKLHQVKVREGLLWSSLFLLIANIVLAREGKALWTLPLTVVILSLVGGDVLLSFDWALVLTFALIFVDFGELSRIMASLGFHPPSSRIGLFISSALLSQAVSNVPATVLLLSAENWGPLAVGVNAGGTGFMVGSLANLIAIRIARMSIEDFHRYSVPYFLLILLLSALLLWILP
- a CDS encoding polyprenyl synthetase family protein → MRVFLLGGSGFIGGYVLRELLQREHEVVVPTRRDLKHDKVRTIKISGRPEEYARLVEKLSPDVIINLIGVLKGDYFVHYEIPRALSDAIKGTGIRLIQMSALGADENSSIEYFRSKALGEREVRKLEDYAIVKPSLVLGPGQRLFKEALRWRVFPNLKTPVQPVDVRDLAKLLADLAEGNGKSEVNVCGPEVVPLGQLVKLVVDKAGKRIFLISLPESLLRVMGKLDNSLLMALTPSVCPEEGSVELAKKIREYMIRSGGKRIRPRITLAVSKGLGLDEEDALDLASAVELIHTASLIHDDVIDLAEKRRNSPTVPMQWGPELAVLSGDFLFVRALRIIASKRVEMVDYVAKVVEDMVKAEILQEAVRGSVHLDIETYYKIIDGKTGKLFGASFALPAYYIGKPFWRELDRAGTLVGRAFQIVDDVLDYFPGTGKDRFKGLLNGKTTLPLILYSERYGSAIVQRTLLQPTEENLLDLFERMSNAGVFREAMETARGFLREAYESIRALPFDSSGVISLVDEYFEGVFAKFEKISG